A single Callithrix jacchus isolate 240 chromosome 4, calJac240_pri, whole genome shotgun sequence DNA region contains:
- the ZBTB12 gene encoding zinc finger and BTB domain-containing protein 12: MASGVEVLRFQLPGHEAATLRNMNQLRAEERFCDVTIVADSLKFRGHKVILAACSPFLRDQFLLNPSSELQVSLMHSARIVADLLLSCYTGALEFAVRDIVNYLTAASYLQMEHVVEKCRNALSQFIEPKIGLKEDGVSEASLVSSVSATKSLLPPARTPKPAPKPPPPPPLPPPLLRPVKLEFPLDEDLELKAEEEDEDEDEDVSDICIVKVESALEVAHRLKPPGGLGGGLGIGGSVGGHLGELAQSSVPPSTVAPPQGVVKACYSLSEDAEGEGLLLIPGGRASVGATSGLVEAAAVAMAARGVGGSLGAGGSRGPLPGGFSGGNPLKNIKCTKCPEVFQGVEKLVFHMRAQHFIFMCPRCGKQFNHSSNLNRHMNVHRGVKSHSCGICGKCFTQKSTLHDHLNLHSGARPYRCSYCDVRFAHKPAIRRHLKEQHGKTTAENVLEASVAEINVLIR; the protein is encoded by the coding sequence ATGGCCTCTGGGGTGGAAGTCCTGCGCTTCCAGCTGCCCGGCCACGAGGCCGCTACGCTACGGAACATGAACCAGCTCCGGGCAGAGGAGCGGTTCTGCGACGTGACCATTGTGGCCGACAGCCTCAAGTTTCGAGGCCACAAAGTCATCTTGGCCGCCTGCTCACCGTTCCTGCGGGATCAGTTCCTGCTGAACCCCAGCTCGGAGCTGCAGGTCTCCCTGATGCACAGTGCACGCATTGTGGCCGACCTGCTCCTCTCCTGCTACACGGGCGCCCTGGAATTCGCTGTTAGGGACATCGTCAACTACCTGACTGCAGCCTCCTACCTGCAGATGGAGCACGTGGTGGAGAAATGCCGGAATGCCCTCAGCCAGTTCATTGAGCCCAAAATAGGCCTCAAAGAGGATGGGGTCAGTGAGGCTAGCCTTGTGAGCAGCGTCAGCGCCACCaagtccctcctccctccagccagGACCCCAAAGCCAGCCCcgaagcccccacccccacctcctctaCCCCCTCCACTCCTGCGGCCCGTGAAGCTGGAGTTCCCACTGGATGAGGACTTGGAGCTAAAAGCcgaggaagaggatgaggatgaggacgAGGACGTGTCTGACATCTGCATCGTCAAGGTGGAGTCGGCCCTGGAGGTGGCACACCGGCTCAAACCCCCTGGAGGCCTGGGAGGGGGTCTGGGTATTGGAGGCTCCGTAGGTGGCCACCTTGGGGAGCTGGCCCAGAGCAGCGTGCCCCCCAGCACTGTAGCCCCACCGCAAGGTGTGGTGAAGGCCTGCTATAGCCTGTCCGAGGACGCGGAAGGGGAGGGCCTGCTGTTGATTCCCGGAGGCCGGGCCAGCGTGGGGGCCACCTCTGGCCTGGTGGAAGCAGCAGCGGTGGCCATGGCTGcccggggggtggggggcagcctAGGGGCGGGGGGCAGCCGGGGACCCCTGCCTGGGGGCTTCTCAGGTGGAAACCCCTTAAAGAACATCAAATGCACCAAGTGCCCGGAAGTGTTCCAGGGCGTGGAGAAGCTGGTCTTCCACATGCGGGCGCAGCACTTCATCTTCATGTGCCCTCGCTGTGGCAAGCAGTTCAACCACAGCAGCAACCTCAACCGCCACATGAACGTGCACCGCGGTGTCAAGTCACATTCGTGCGGCATCTGCGGCAAATGCTTCACCCAGAAGTCCACCCTGCACGACCACCTCAACCTGCACTCGGGAGCGCGGCCCTACCGCTGCTCCTACTGCGACGTGCGCTTCGCCCACAAGCCTGCCATTAGGCGGCACCTCAAGGAGCAGCACGGCAAGACCACGGCCGAGAACGTGCTGGAGGCCAGCGTGGCCGAGATCAACGTCCTCATCCGCTAG